In the genome of Streptomyces sp. NBC_00259, the window AACTCACCTGCCCTGTCACCGGATAGGACGAGGTGCGGGGGCGTGTACCCGGCGCGCGCGGCTCGGGATGCGCGCCGGTACCGTCTGGGGTATGGACACGTCCTGGTGGCTCGCGCTCGGCGCGGTGGTGGTGGTCGCGCTGGTGGCCGCGGTGACGCGGGTACGGCCGGGCGGCCGGGTCGGGCCGCGCACGCGGCCGGGGAGGGCGCCGGGCAGACCTCCGGGAAGGCCCTCGGAGCGGGGCGCGCGGCCGGGGCCGGCGCGGCGGCCGCAGCCGGGCGAGATCTGGTGGGCGGACGTTCCCTACGAGGACGGCCCGGGCTCCAAGGACCGGCCCTGTCTCGTCCTGGCCGTGCGCGGTGGCGCGGCGCGCGTCGCCAAGATCACCAGCCGTTACCACGACGAACGGCCGGGCGTGATTCCTCTGCCGCCGGGCACGGTGGGCGATGGGCAGGGGCGCGCGAGTTTCCTGGAGACGGACGAGTTGCGTGAGGTGCGCGTACGGGACTTCAGGCGGCGGGTCGGTGTGGTGGACCCGCTGCTGTGGGACCAGCTCCGGCACCTGTCTCCGTGACGGCGGTCCTTCCCCTGTCCTGACGGGTCCCGTCCCCCTGTGCTGACGGGTCCCGTCCCACCGGGCCCGGCCTCACCCCGGCTCGCC includes:
- a CDS encoding type II toxin-antitoxin system PemK/MazF family toxin; this encodes MDTSWWLALGAVVVVALVAAVTRVRPGGRVGPRTRPGRAPGRPPGRPSERGARPGPARRPQPGEIWWADVPYEDGPGSKDRPCLVLAVRGGAARVAKITSRYHDERPGVIPLPPGTVGDGQGRASFLETDELREVRVRDFRRRVGVVDPLLWDQLRHLSP